A genomic window from Coccinella septempunctata chromosome 9, icCocSept1.1, whole genome shotgun sequence includes:
- the LOC123319877 gene encoding eukaryotic translation initiation factor 4E transporter-like isoform X7, with product MAKTGGFRNPERIGIGIAATAGLAACAGILSTRKAHQMWSSIKRVSWKDEHLIGGMVYEEVIIDPPEFSDPAILAVRDGPKYRYSKDELLGLKEVPLSKKKPDFINAECVPPSIWDPERWGDAKKSATPTDAPTGGVGGGGKGDVSLQPDGRRGRPGDPRERLRKENDGIVLSPQRRSFNTGCFVPVREQPNHNGRPRAHSPIGGAGGAKGDNAHIGPREVPSNSGGVGSRRIGSGRILRDSWDFNDKNDGGDNDYYRNQDDRRPFRRDFDISRDKDKQQRNSMGRYGNRRISGGEKDEEPEWFSGGPMSQNDTIELRGFDESDRGGMGGGNKKKLNSSQAKRVREWAKKKGGASEDKPEEDQQQQQHAENGQKPQNQQADTKGGESETKQDGGGAVNGPRNDNVEKNQDQDQQNDNDKENRQGHNPPSTTGGMEIINENSFIFDDIFKCDTFPGLLSNGVEGTADNNTKSKFSRWFKRESPDKTESRRSSMQEEHLLKNLLNDINEPNASAAAGGNVAVNIPQLGSSESYFAPISPAAVNAVAGEPGNPKPASGQVNIADMFQRGKQAFGGPKAAQQQSDMLNNIKTQFPGKVLSLNELESNIRKGLDISAGQNQNKHMIKKDDDMAAFKRLLAQVSGGQVVPANGSNHQKMPAMSLMESLTHLIPQMLSHSQQQDEAQARLNSQKPQHLMGGPASPKTPAMNPLHSEFLLKMQQAQQEQQAHLQRHQQQQQQQQQANMLNKLMGLHAAAPHLRSSPLQELAQQQSKELLSRPEAQAILQGMKRGDITPQHIYQQLANPALQPRHREMLSAILRIQRLGPSPRVLSPAPPAHHMFPQQQQQQQLRVSPLPNAMHQRIPSPRELQVHTQTILQRALIKKRLEEQQVNFRKKQEMQQMPNHGSSNKNVSSPTPLAFTPTSVLRKMTADKEDGNKEGKNVEANKFQQGRAVIGARMQQQQPQQQQNNQWNSQYHSKQPGRPIVKANVGYQSTGAEQFFNAQQQQFMFNQQQSRQQQQAIAGQQQVGGQFGQHQKSSQSNTVSTADAAAVARAAPAVAAGVDQQRATGATAADATAAKLAEFLPTATAEHGLATVPQRCGSSAKWP from the exons ATGGCGAAGACCGGGGGTTTCAGGAATCCAGAGAGGATTGGGATAGGGATTGCGGCCACGGCCGGCCTGGCTGCTTGTGCTGGTATCTTGAGCACGAGAAAGGCCCATCAGATGTGGTCAAGCATCAAGAGGGTTTCTTGGA AGGATGAACATCTGATTGGTGGCATGGTGTACGAGGAGGTGATCATCGACCCCCCGGAGTTTTCCGATCCGGCAATTCTGGCAGTTAGGGACGGTCCCAAGTATCGTTACTCCAAGGATGAGCTGTTGGGTCTGAAGGAGGTGCCGCTATCTAAGAAGAAACCGGATTTTATCAACGCGGAGTGTGT ACCGCCCAGCATCTGGGACCCGGAACGTTGGGGCGACGCCAAGAAATCGGCCACGCCCACCGACGCGCCGACCGGCGGCGTAGGCGGCGGCGGCAAGGGCGACGTCTCGCTGCAGCCGGACGGTAGGCGTGGCCGGCCCGGCGACCCGAGGGAACGCCTGCGCAAGGAGAACGACGGCATCGTGCTGAGTCCGCAACGGCGCAGCTTCAACACCGGCTGCTTCGTGCCGGTGCGCGAGCAACCGAACCACAACGGTCGGCCGAGGGCCCACAGTCCGATAGGGGGCGCTGGCGGCGCCAAGGGCGACAACGCCCACATCGGCCCGCGGGAGGTGCCGTCGAACTCCGGCGGCGTCGGCAGCAGGAGGATCGGCAGCGGCAGGATACTGAGGGATTCCTGGGATTTCAACGACAAGAACGACG GCGGAGACAACGATTATTACCGGAACCAGGACGATCGGCGGCCCTTCAGGAGGGATTTCGACATTTCGAGGGACAAGGACAAACAGCAGAGGAACAGCATGGGGCGATACGGCAACAGGCGGATATCCGGGGGTGAGAAAGACGAGGAACCAGAGTG GTTCTCCGGCGGTCCCATGTCTCAGAACGACACGATCGAGCTGCGCGGCTTCGACGAGAGCGATAGGGGCGGCATGGGCGGCGGCAACAAGAAGAAGCTGAACTCGTCGCAGGCCAAGAGGGTGCGCGAGTGGGCCAAGAAGAAGGGCGGCGCGTCGGAGGATAAGCCCGAAGAGgatcagcagcagcagcagcacGCCGAGAACGGACAGAAGCCTCAGAATCAGCAGGCGGATACGAAGGGTGGCGAGTCTGAGACTAAGCAGGACGGAGGGGGTGCCGTCAACGGGCCTCGAAACG ACAACGTTGAGAAGAATCAGGATCAGGATCAGCAGAACGACAATGACAAGGAGAACCGCCAGGGTCACAATCCGCCCTCCACCACCGGGGGGATGGAAATCATCAACGAGAATTCGTTCATCTTCGACGATATCTTTAAGTGCGACACCTTTCCCGGACTTCTATCG AACGGCGTCGAAGGCACGGCGGACAACAACACCAAGTCCAAGTTCAGCCGCTGGTTCAAGCGCGAATCGCCCGACAAGACGGAGAGCCGCAGGTCGTCCATGCAGGAGGAGCACCTGCTCAAGAACCTGCTGAACGACATCAACGAGCCGAACGCGTCGGCCGCGGCCGGCGGCAACGTGGCCGTCAACATACCGCAACTCGGCAGTTCCGAGTCTTACTTCGCGCCCATATCGCCGGCGGCCGTGAACGCGGTCGCGGGCGAACCGGGCAACCCCAAACCGGCCTCGGGGCAGGTCAACATCGCCGACATGTTCCAGAGGGGCAAGCAGGCGTTCGGCGGGCCCAAGGCGGCGCAGCAGCAGAGCGACATGCTGAACAACATCAAGACTC aGTTCCCAGGTAAAGTGCTGAGTCTGAACGAGCTTGAATCGAACATCAGGAAGGGATTGGACATTTCCGCCGGTCAGAATCAGAACAAACACATGATCAAGAAGGACGACGACATGGCCGCTTTCAAGAGACTG TTGGCACAAGTTTCCGGAGGACAGGTCGTGCCTGCCAACGGCTCCAATCATCAGAAGATGCCCGCGATGAGCTTGATGGAG TCCCTGACTCACCTCATCCCCCAGATGCTGTCCCATTCGCAGCAGCAGGACGAGGCGCAGGCGCGGCTCAACTCGCAGAAGCCGCAGCACCTGATGGGCGGCCCAGCCAGCCCCAAGACCCCCGCCATGAACCCCCTGCACAGCGAGTTCCTGCTCAAGATGCAGCAGGCCCAGCAGGAGCAGCAGGCGCACCTACAGCGTCACCAGCAGCAGCAACAGCAGCAGCAGCAGGccaacatgctgaacaagcTGATGGGTCTGCACGCCGCGGCCCCGCACCTCAGGTCGTCGCCGCTCCAGGAGCTCGCGCAGCAGCAGAGCAAGGAGCTGCTCAGCCGACCCGAGGCGCAGGCCATACTGCAAG GCATGAAAAGAGGCGACATAACCCCCCAGCACATCTACCAGCAGCTGGCCAATCCGGCCCTCCAACCTAGGCACCGGGAGATGCTCAGCGCCATCCTGAGGATCCAGAGGCTGGGGCCCAGTCCCAGGGTGCTCAGCCCCGCGCCCCCCGCCCATCACATGTTCCCGCaacagcagcagcagcagcagtTGAGGGTGTCCCCGCTGCCCAACG CGATGCACCAACGCATACCCTCGCCGAGGGAGCTCCAGGTGCACACGCAGACCATACTGCAGAGGGCGCTGATCAAGAAGAGGCTCGAGGAGCAGCAGGTCAACTTCCGCAAGAAGCAGGAGATGCAGCAGATGCCCAACCACGGTTCGTCCAACAAGAACGTGTCCTCGCCCACTCCGTTGGCGTTCACGCCCACCTCGGTCCTGCGCAAAATGACGGCCGACAAGGAGGACG GGAATAAGGAGGGCAAGAACGTAGAGGCTAACAAGTTCCAGCAAGGCAGGGCCGTCATAGGGGCCAGGATGCAGCAGCAGCAGCCGCAACAGCAGCAGAACAATCAGTGGAACAGTCAGTATCACTCTAAACAAC CCGGCCGTCCAATAGTAAAGGCCAACGTCGGCTATCAGAGCACAGGCGCTGAACAATTCTTCAACGCCCAACAGCAACAGTTCATGTTCAATCAGCAGCAGTCGCGACAGCAACAGCAGGCCATCGCCGGCCAGCAGCAAGTCGGTGGACAGTTCGGTCAACACCAGAAGTCCTCCCAGTCGAACACTG
- the LOC123319877 gene encoding eukaryotic translation initiation factor 4E transporter-like isoform X8: protein MAKTGGFRNPERIGIGIAATAGLAACAGILSTRKAHQMWSSIKRVSWKDEHLIGGMVYEEVIIDPPEFSDPAILAVRDGPKYRYSKDELLGLKEVPLSKKKPDFINAECVPPSIWDPERWGDAKKSATPTDAPTGGVGGGGKGDVSLQPDGRRGRPGDPRERLRKENDGIVLSPQRRSFNTGCFVPVREQPNHNGRPRAHSPIGGAGGAKGDNAHIGPREVPSNSGGVGSRRIGSGRILRDSWDFNDKNDGGDNDYYRNQDDRRPFRRDFDISRDKDKQQRNSMGRYGNRRISGGEKDEEPEWFSGGPMSQNDTIELRGFDESDRGGMGGGNKKKLNSSQAKRVREWAKKKGGASEDKPEEDQQQQQHAENGQKPQNQQADTKGGESETKQDGGGAVNGPRNDNVEKNQDQDQQNDNDKENRQGHNPPSTTGGMEIINENSFIFDDIFKCDTFPGLLSNGVEGTADNNTKSKFSRWFKRESPDKTESRRSSMQEEHLLKNLLNDINEPNASAAAGGNVAVNIPQLGSSESYFAPISPAAVNAVAGEPGNPKPASGQVNIADMFQRGKQAFGGPKAAQQQSDMLNNIKTQFPGKVLSLNELESNIRKGLDISAGQNQNKHMIKKDDDMAAFKRLLAQVSGGQVVPANGSNHQKMPAMSLMESLTHLIPQMLSHSQQQDEAQARLNSQKPQHLMGGPASPKTPAMNPLHSEFLLKMQQAQQEQQAHLQRHQQQQQQQQQANMLNKLMGLHAAAPHLRSSPLQELAQQQSKELLSRPEAQAILQGMKRGDITPQHIYQQLANPALQPRHREMLSAILRIQRLGPSPRVLSPAPPAHHMFPQQQQQQQLRVSPLPNAMHQRIPSPRELQVHTQTILQRALIKKRLEEQQVNFRKKQEMQQMPNHGSSNKNVSSPTPLAFTPTSVLRKMTADKEDGNKEGKNVEANKFQQGRAVIGARMQQQQPQQQQNNQWNSQYHSKQPGRPIVKANVGYQSTGAEQFFNAQQQQFMFNQQQSRQQQQAIAGQQQVGGQFGQHQKSSQSNTD, encoded by the exons ATGGCGAAGACCGGGGGTTTCAGGAATCCAGAGAGGATTGGGATAGGGATTGCGGCCACGGCCGGCCTGGCTGCTTGTGCTGGTATCTTGAGCACGAGAAAGGCCCATCAGATGTGGTCAAGCATCAAGAGGGTTTCTTGGA AGGATGAACATCTGATTGGTGGCATGGTGTACGAGGAGGTGATCATCGACCCCCCGGAGTTTTCCGATCCGGCAATTCTGGCAGTTAGGGACGGTCCCAAGTATCGTTACTCCAAGGATGAGCTGTTGGGTCTGAAGGAGGTGCCGCTATCTAAGAAGAAACCGGATTTTATCAACGCGGAGTGTGT ACCGCCCAGCATCTGGGACCCGGAACGTTGGGGCGACGCCAAGAAATCGGCCACGCCCACCGACGCGCCGACCGGCGGCGTAGGCGGCGGCGGCAAGGGCGACGTCTCGCTGCAGCCGGACGGTAGGCGTGGCCGGCCCGGCGACCCGAGGGAACGCCTGCGCAAGGAGAACGACGGCATCGTGCTGAGTCCGCAACGGCGCAGCTTCAACACCGGCTGCTTCGTGCCGGTGCGCGAGCAACCGAACCACAACGGTCGGCCGAGGGCCCACAGTCCGATAGGGGGCGCTGGCGGCGCCAAGGGCGACAACGCCCACATCGGCCCGCGGGAGGTGCCGTCGAACTCCGGCGGCGTCGGCAGCAGGAGGATCGGCAGCGGCAGGATACTGAGGGATTCCTGGGATTTCAACGACAAGAACGACG GCGGAGACAACGATTATTACCGGAACCAGGACGATCGGCGGCCCTTCAGGAGGGATTTCGACATTTCGAGGGACAAGGACAAACAGCAGAGGAACAGCATGGGGCGATACGGCAACAGGCGGATATCCGGGGGTGAGAAAGACGAGGAACCAGAGTG GTTCTCCGGCGGTCCCATGTCTCAGAACGACACGATCGAGCTGCGCGGCTTCGACGAGAGCGATAGGGGCGGCATGGGCGGCGGCAACAAGAAGAAGCTGAACTCGTCGCAGGCCAAGAGGGTGCGCGAGTGGGCCAAGAAGAAGGGCGGCGCGTCGGAGGATAAGCCCGAAGAGgatcagcagcagcagcagcacGCCGAGAACGGACAGAAGCCTCAGAATCAGCAGGCGGATACGAAGGGTGGCGAGTCTGAGACTAAGCAGGACGGAGGGGGTGCCGTCAACGGGCCTCGAAACG ACAACGTTGAGAAGAATCAGGATCAGGATCAGCAGAACGACAATGACAAGGAGAACCGCCAGGGTCACAATCCGCCCTCCACCACCGGGGGGATGGAAATCATCAACGAGAATTCGTTCATCTTCGACGATATCTTTAAGTGCGACACCTTTCCCGGACTTCTATCG AACGGCGTCGAAGGCACGGCGGACAACAACACCAAGTCCAAGTTCAGCCGCTGGTTCAAGCGCGAATCGCCCGACAAGACGGAGAGCCGCAGGTCGTCCATGCAGGAGGAGCACCTGCTCAAGAACCTGCTGAACGACATCAACGAGCCGAACGCGTCGGCCGCGGCCGGCGGCAACGTGGCCGTCAACATACCGCAACTCGGCAGTTCCGAGTCTTACTTCGCGCCCATATCGCCGGCGGCCGTGAACGCGGTCGCGGGCGAACCGGGCAACCCCAAACCGGCCTCGGGGCAGGTCAACATCGCCGACATGTTCCAGAGGGGCAAGCAGGCGTTCGGCGGGCCCAAGGCGGCGCAGCAGCAGAGCGACATGCTGAACAACATCAAGACTC aGTTCCCAGGTAAAGTGCTGAGTCTGAACGAGCTTGAATCGAACATCAGGAAGGGATTGGACATTTCCGCCGGTCAGAATCAGAACAAACACATGATCAAGAAGGACGACGACATGGCCGCTTTCAAGAGACTG TTGGCACAAGTTTCCGGAGGACAGGTCGTGCCTGCCAACGGCTCCAATCATCAGAAGATGCCCGCGATGAGCTTGATGGAG TCCCTGACTCACCTCATCCCCCAGATGCTGTCCCATTCGCAGCAGCAGGACGAGGCGCAGGCGCGGCTCAACTCGCAGAAGCCGCAGCACCTGATGGGCGGCCCAGCCAGCCCCAAGACCCCCGCCATGAACCCCCTGCACAGCGAGTTCCTGCTCAAGATGCAGCAGGCCCAGCAGGAGCAGCAGGCGCACCTACAGCGTCACCAGCAGCAGCAACAGCAGCAGCAGCAGGccaacatgctgaacaagcTGATGGGTCTGCACGCCGCGGCCCCGCACCTCAGGTCGTCGCCGCTCCAGGAGCTCGCGCAGCAGCAGAGCAAGGAGCTGCTCAGCCGACCCGAGGCGCAGGCCATACTGCAAG GCATGAAAAGAGGCGACATAACCCCCCAGCACATCTACCAGCAGCTGGCCAATCCGGCCCTCCAACCTAGGCACCGGGAGATGCTCAGCGCCATCCTGAGGATCCAGAGGCTGGGGCCCAGTCCCAGGGTGCTCAGCCCCGCGCCCCCCGCCCATCACATGTTCCCGCaacagcagcagcagcagcagtTGAGGGTGTCCCCGCTGCCCAACG CGATGCACCAACGCATACCCTCGCCGAGGGAGCTCCAGGTGCACACGCAGACCATACTGCAGAGGGCGCTGATCAAGAAGAGGCTCGAGGAGCAGCAGGTCAACTTCCGCAAGAAGCAGGAGATGCAGCAGATGCCCAACCACGGTTCGTCCAACAAGAACGTGTCCTCGCCCACTCCGTTGGCGTTCACGCCCACCTCGGTCCTGCGCAAAATGACGGCCGACAAGGAGGACG GGAATAAGGAGGGCAAGAACGTAGAGGCTAACAAGTTCCAGCAAGGCAGGGCCGTCATAGGGGCCAGGATGCAGCAGCAGCAGCCGCAACAGCAGCAGAACAATCAGTGGAACAGTCAGTATCACTCTAAACAAC CCGGCCGTCCAATAGTAAAGGCCAACGTCGGCTATCAGAGCACAGGCGCTGAACAATTCTTCAACGCCCAACAGCAACAGTTCATGTTCAATCAGCAGCAGTCGCGACAGCAACAGCAGGCCATCGCCGGCCAGCAGCAAGTCGGTGGACAGTTCGGTCAACACCAGAAGTCCTCCCAGTCGAACACTG
- the LOC123319877 gene encoding eukaryotic translation initiation factor 4E transporter-like isoform X6, translating to MAKTGGFRNPERIGIGIAATAGLAACAGILSTRKAHQMWSSIKRVSWKDEHLIGGMVYEEVIIDPPEFSDPAILAVRDGPKYRYSKDELLGLKEVPLSKKKPDFINAECVPPSIWDPERWGDAKKSATPTDAPTGGVGGGGKGDVSLQPDGRRGRPGDPRERLRKENDGIVLSPQRRSFNTGCFVPVREQPNHNGRPRAHSPIGGAGGAKGDNAHIGPREVPSNSGGVGSRRIGSGRILRDSWDFNDKNDGGDNDYYRNQDDRRPFRRDFDISRDKDKQQRNSMGRYGNRRISGGEKDEEPEWFSGGPMSQNDTIELRGFDESDRGGMGGGNKKKLNSSQAKRVREWAKKKGGASEDKPEEDQQQQQHAENGQKPQNQQADTKGGESETKQDGGGAVNGPRNDNVEKNQDQDQQNDNDKENRQGHNPPSTTGGMEIINENSFIFDDIFKCDTFPGLLSNGVEGTADNNTKSKFSRWFKRESPDKTESRRSSMQEEHLLKNLLNDINEPNASAAAGGNVAVNIPQLGSSESYFAPISPAAVNAVAGEPGNPKPASGQVNIADMFQRGKQAFGGPKAAQQQSDMLNNIKTQFPGKVLSLNELESNIRKGLDISAGQNQNKHMIKKDDDMAAFKRLLAQVSGGQVVPANGSNHQKMPAMSLMESLTHLIPQMLSHSQQQDEAQARLNSQKPQHLMGGPASPKTPAMNPLHSEFLLKMQQAQQEQQAHLQRHQQQQQQQQQANMLNKLMGLHAAAPHLRSSPLQELAQQQSKELLSRPEAQAILQGMKRGDITPQHIYQQLANPALQPRHREMLSAILRIQRLGPSPRVLSPAPPAHHMFPQQQQQQQLRVSPLPNAMHQRIPSPRELQVHTQTILQRALIKKRLEEQQVNFRKKQEMQQMPNHGSSNKNVSSPTPLAFTPTSVLRKMTADKEDGNKEGKNVEANKFQQGRAVIGARMQQQQPQQQQNNQWNSQYHSKQPGRPIVKANVGYQSTGAEQFFNAQQQQFMFNQQQSRQQQQAIAGQQQVGGQFGQHQKSSQSNTGGRSNNARKEDDSSSAAGNVASSGGNTTANQLSRWFSSDLLERARVGELPSTAGLAEHAVSLEEIERQSAPAVHN from the exons ATGGCGAAGACCGGGGGTTTCAGGAATCCAGAGAGGATTGGGATAGGGATTGCGGCCACGGCCGGCCTGGCTGCTTGTGCTGGTATCTTGAGCACGAGAAAGGCCCATCAGATGTGGTCAAGCATCAAGAGGGTTTCTTGGA AGGATGAACATCTGATTGGTGGCATGGTGTACGAGGAGGTGATCATCGACCCCCCGGAGTTTTCCGATCCGGCAATTCTGGCAGTTAGGGACGGTCCCAAGTATCGTTACTCCAAGGATGAGCTGTTGGGTCTGAAGGAGGTGCCGCTATCTAAGAAGAAACCGGATTTTATCAACGCGGAGTGTGT ACCGCCCAGCATCTGGGACCCGGAACGTTGGGGCGACGCCAAGAAATCGGCCACGCCCACCGACGCGCCGACCGGCGGCGTAGGCGGCGGCGGCAAGGGCGACGTCTCGCTGCAGCCGGACGGTAGGCGTGGCCGGCCCGGCGACCCGAGGGAACGCCTGCGCAAGGAGAACGACGGCATCGTGCTGAGTCCGCAACGGCGCAGCTTCAACACCGGCTGCTTCGTGCCGGTGCGCGAGCAACCGAACCACAACGGTCGGCCGAGGGCCCACAGTCCGATAGGGGGCGCTGGCGGCGCCAAGGGCGACAACGCCCACATCGGCCCGCGGGAGGTGCCGTCGAACTCCGGCGGCGTCGGCAGCAGGAGGATCGGCAGCGGCAGGATACTGAGGGATTCCTGGGATTTCAACGACAAGAACGACG GCGGAGACAACGATTATTACCGGAACCAGGACGATCGGCGGCCCTTCAGGAGGGATTTCGACATTTCGAGGGACAAGGACAAACAGCAGAGGAACAGCATGGGGCGATACGGCAACAGGCGGATATCCGGGGGTGAGAAAGACGAGGAACCAGAGTG GTTCTCCGGCGGTCCCATGTCTCAGAACGACACGATCGAGCTGCGCGGCTTCGACGAGAGCGATAGGGGCGGCATGGGCGGCGGCAACAAGAAGAAGCTGAACTCGTCGCAGGCCAAGAGGGTGCGCGAGTGGGCCAAGAAGAAGGGCGGCGCGTCGGAGGATAAGCCCGAAGAGgatcagcagcagcagcagcacGCCGAGAACGGACAGAAGCCTCAGAATCAGCAGGCGGATACGAAGGGTGGCGAGTCTGAGACTAAGCAGGACGGAGGGGGTGCCGTCAACGGGCCTCGAAACG ACAACGTTGAGAAGAATCAGGATCAGGATCAGCAGAACGACAATGACAAGGAGAACCGCCAGGGTCACAATCCGCCCTCCACCACCGGGGGGATGGAAATCATCAACGAGAATTCGTTCATCTTCGACGATATCTTTAAGTGCGACACCTTTCCCGGACTTCTATCG AACGGCGTCGAAGGCACGGCGGACAACAACACCAAGTCCAAGTTCAGCCGCTGGTTCAAGCGCGAATCGCCCGACAAGACGGAGAGCCGCAGGTCGTCCATGCAGGAGGAGCACCTGCTCAAGAACCTGCTGAACGACATCAACGAGCCGAACGCGTCGGCCGCGGCCGGCGGCAACGTGGCCGTCAACATACCGCAACTCGGCAGTTCCGAGTCTTACTTCGCGCCCATATCGCCGGCGGCCGTGAACGCGGTCGCGGGCGAACCGGGCAACCCCAAACCGGCCTCGGGGCAGGTCAACATCGCCGACATGTTCCAGAGGGGCAAGCAGGCGTTCGGCGGGCCCAAGGCGGCGCAGCAGCAGAGCGACATGCTGAACAACATCAAGACTC aGTTCCCAGGTAAAGTGCTGAGTCTGAACGAGCTTGAATCGAACATCAGGAAGGGATTGGACATTTCCGCCGGTCAGAATCAGAACAAACACATGATCAAGAAGGACGACGACATGGCCGCTTTCAAGAGACTG TTGGCACAAGTTTCCGGAGGACAGGTCGTGCCTGCCAACGGCTCCAATCATCAGAAGATGCCCGCGATGAGCTTGATGGAG TCCCTGACTCACCTCATCCCCCAGATGCTGTCCCATTCGCAGCAGCAGGACGAGGCGCAGGCGCGGCTCAACTCGCAGAAGCCGCAGCACCTGATGGGCGGCCCAGCCAGCCCCAAGACCCCCGCCATGAACCCCCTGCACAGCGAGTTCCTGCTCAAGATGCAGCAGGCCCAGCAGGAGCAGCAGGCGCACCTACAGCGTCACCAGCAGCAGCAACAGCAGCAGCAGCAGGccaacatgctgaacaagcTGATGGGTCTGCACGCCGCGGCCCCGCACCTCAGGTCGTCGCCGCTCCAGGAGCTCGCGCAGCAGCAGAGCAAGGAGCTGCTCAGCCGACCCGAGGCGCAGGCCATACTGCAAG GCATGAAAAGAGGCGACATAACCCCCCAGCACATCTACCAGCAGCTGGCCAATCCGGCCCTCCAACCTAGGCACCGGGAGATGCTCAGCGCCATCCTGAGGATCCAGAGGCTGGGGCCCAGTCCCAGGGTGCTCAGCCCCGCGCCCCCCGCCCATCACATGTTCCCGCaacagcagcagcagcagcagtTGAGGGTGTCCCCGCTGCCCAACG CGATGCACCAACGCATACCCTCGCCGAGGGAGCTCCAGGTGCACACGCAGACCATACTGCAGAGGGCGCTGATCAAGAAGAGGCTCGAGGAGCAGCAGGTCAACTTCCGCAAGAAGCAGGAGATGCAGCAGATGCCCAACCACGGTTCGTCCAACAAGAACGTGTCCTCGCCCACTCCGTTGGCGTTCACGCCCACCTCGGTCCTGCGCAAAATGACGGCCGACAAGGAGGACG GGAATAAGGAGGGCAAGAACGTAGAGGCTAACAAGTTCCAGCAAGGCAGGGCCGTCATAGGGGCCAGGATGCAGCAGCAGCAGCCGCAACAGCAGCAGAACAATCAGTGGAACAGTCAGTATCACTCTAAACAAC CCGGCCGTCCAATAGTAAAGGCCAACGTCGGCTATCAGAGCACAGGCGCTGAACAATTCTTCAACGCCCAACAGCAACAGTTCATGTTCAATCAGCAGCAGTCGCGACAGCAACAGCAGGCCATCGCCGGCCAGCAGCAAGTCGGTGGACAGTTCGGTCAACACCAGAAGTCCTCCCAGTCGAACACTG